One segment of Tenrec ecaudatus isolate mTenEca1 chromosome 1, mTenEca1.hap1, whole genome shotgun sequence DNA contains the following:
- the CIMAP1D gene encoding protein CIMAP1D: MGTLSCDPAPRPTSSALGRRGTDYQIPETGLRKSCAAAALDTGAGPSLYVLPSTVGFVQHDCTKVASPAYSLVRRPSEALPEDSSPGPVYFLDPKVTRFGRSCTPAYSLQGRGKSRGLEVTPGPGTYSPEKVPPVRQRTPPAFTLGPRLRPHLLDTSAPAPNTYTLPSLWGSQVFVKPSSPSYTVAGRTPPVRPPQDPAEIPGPGQYNSPDPNAYRHRRPAFTMQGRPRASRLPDMTPGPGTHCPEQVTVHKARAPAFSMGIRHSKRATTLAADTSS, encoded by the exons ATGGGCACCCTCAGCTGCGACCCTGCCCCGAGGCCCACCTCTTCAGCCCTGGGCCGGCGGGGCACCGACTATCAGATCCCGGAGACAGGGCTTCGCAAGTCCTGTGCGGCGGCTGccctggacactg GTGCCGGGCCCAGCCTGTATGTCCTGCCGTCCACCGTGGGCTTTGTCCAGCATGACTGTACCAAAGTGGCCAGTCCTGCCTACTCCCTGGTCCGGAGGCCAAGTGAGG CACTCCCTGAAGACAGCAGCCCTGGGCCCGTCTACTTCCTGGACCCCAAGGTCACGCGCTTTGGCCGGAGCTGTACACCTGCCTATTCCCTGCAGGGCCGGGGCAAGTCTCGGG GTCTGGAGGTGACGCCTGGTCCAGGGACCTACAGCCCAGAGAAGGTGCCCCCTGTGCGTCAGCGGACACCCCCAGCTTTCACACTGGGCCCCCGCCTCCGCCCTCATCTCCTGGACACCTCTGCGCCCGCCCCCAACACGtacaccctcccctccctctgggGTTCCCAGGTCTTCGTTAAGCCCAGCAGCCCCAGCTACACGGTGGCTGGCCGCACGCCTCCTGTCCGCCCGCCGCAGGACCCCGCGGAGATCCCGGGCCCCGGCCAGTACAACAGCCCAGACCCCAATGCCTACCGGCACCGGCGGCCAGCCTTCACCATGCAGGGGCGGCCACGCGCCTCGCGCCTCCCCGACATGACGCCGGGTCCTGGGACCCACTGCCCTGAGCAGGTCACAGTGCACAAGGCCAGGGCCCCGGCCTTCTCCATGGGCATCCGGCACTCCAAGCGGGCCACCACCCTGGCTGCCGACACCAGCTCCTGA